The following coding sequences lie in one Arachis ipaensis cultivar K30076 chromosome B03, Araip1.1, whole genome shotgun sequence genomic window:
- the LOC107634665 gene encoding cyanogenic beta-glucosidase-like isoform X2, protein MPLQEDVEIMKDLNMDAYRFSISWSRILPKGKLSGSVNKEGIKYYNNLISELLAKGIQPFVTILHWDIPQVLEDEYGGLLSPKIVDDFRDYAEVCFKEFGDRVKHWITVNEPWSIGKFAYAIGAYAPGRCSSWQNLNCSGGG, encoded by the exons ATGCCTCTGCAG GAAGATGTTGAGATCATGAAGGATTTAAACATGGATGCTTATAGATTCTCCATCTCTTGGTCCAGAATACTACCAA AGGGAAAGCTCAGTGGAAGTGTAAACAAGGAAGGAATCAAGTACTATAATAACCTCATCAGTGAGCTACTAGCTAAAGGT ATTCAACCTTTTGTGACTATTTTACATTGGGACATCCCTCAAGTCTTAGAAGATGAATATGGTGGCCTTTTAAGTCCTAAGATAGT TGATGATTTTCGAGACTATGCCGAGGTTTGTTTTAAAGAATTCGGAGATAGAGTGAAGCATTGGATCACAGTCAACGAGCCATGGTCTATTGGAAAATTCGCCTACGCAATTGGAGCTTATGCACCTGGAAGATGTTCATCATGGCAAAACCTTAATTGTAGTGGTGGTGGGTGA
- the LOC107634665 gene encoding cyanogenic beta-glucosidase-like isoform X1, with the protein MDEYHRYKEDVEIMKDLNMDAYRFSISWSRILPKGKLSGSVNKEGIKYYNNLISELLAKGIQPFVTILHWDIPQVLEDEYGGLLSPKIVDDFRDYAEVCFKEFGDRVKHWITVNEPWSIGKFAYAIGAYAPGRCSSWQNLNCSGGG; encoded by the exons ATGGATGAATATCATCGCTACAAG GAAGATGTTGAGATCATGAAGGATTTAAACATGGATGCTTATAGATTCTCCATCTCTTGGTCCAGAATACTACCAA AGGGAAAGCTCAGTGGAAGTGTAAACAAGGAAGGAATCAAGTACTATAATAACCTCATCAGTGAGCTACTAGCTAAAGGT ATTCAACCTTTTGTGACTATTTTACATTGGGACATCCCTCAAGTCTTAGAAGATGAATATGGTGGCCTTTTAAGTCCTAAGATAGT TGATGATTTTCGAGACTATGCCGAGGTTTGTTTTAAAGAATTCGGAGATAGAGTGAAGCATTGGATCACAGTCAACGAGCCATGGTCTATTGGAAAATTCGCCTACGCAATTGGAGCTTATGCACCTGGAAGATGTTCATCATGGCAAAACCTTAATTGTAGTGGTGGTGGGTGA